The following proteins are encoded in a genomic region of Methanobrevibacter sp.:
- a CDS encoding thermonuclease family protein, producing MKFKRKNILIVLAILLLAIGVMSSVAAYNYKGTGFSHNIPDSKYSGLSAQDILSKYEDTDCKVEYSGLCTKVIDGDTIRVDGIGKVRFVGVNTPERGVDGYKVSKNFVAKLCKNKVVGLDIDDSKNQDKYGRTLAVVIVDGKNLNEMLLKEGLAEIMYIPPSEFNPHSWV from the coding sequence ATGAAATTCAAAAGAAAAAATATTTTAATTGTTTTGGCAATCCTATTGTTGGCTATTGGAGTGATGTCTTCAGTTGCCGCATATAACTATAAGGGAACAGGATTTTCCCACAATATTCCAGATTCAAAATATTCGGGGCTTTCCGCTCAAGATATTCTAAGCAAATACGAGGATACTGATTGTAAAGTCGAATATTCTGGTTTATGCACCAAAGTAATTGATGGAGACACCATTCGTGTTGATGGAATTGGAAAAGTTCGTTTTGTTGGTGTAAATACTCCAGAACGTGGTGTGGATGGATATAAGGTTTCTAAAAACTTTGTAGCAAAATTATGCAAAAACAAGGTAGTTGGTTTGGATATTGATGATTCTAAAAATCAGGATAAATATGGTCGTACATTGGCAGTTGTTATTGTAGACGGTAAAAATCTAAACGAAATGCTTTTAAAAGAAGGGCTTGCCGAAATAATGTATATTCCACCTAGTGAATTTAATCCTCATAGCTGGGTTTAA
- the argJ gene encoding bifunctional ornithine acetyltransferase/N-acetylglutamate synthase: MKSLDYISDISGGLSCIKDLEVAGSKEGKYGVAIIVSKDSQAAGVFTSNKVVAAPVKYTKKMLKNGIVSAIFVNSGNANCFTGQQGIEDCEELVKLVSKDLKIPESEIAIASTGVIGREMPMDIIEKVAYETLSKLDDTPESSLEAAKAIMTTDTVPKEFAVEIALENNETVRIGGITKGVGMIAPNMGTMLCFLVTDAVMDHKYIKKALKKAVDDSFNMIVVDGDESTNDTTLLLANGASGVEVVEDGKINERFQKGLDYICKVLAKKQVRDGEGASKIIEATVSGAKSKDDARRAAKSIISSALVKSAVFGADPNWGRIAAAVGYAGIDMDETVISIGLANDEDSVFMVREGNILALDDTPELRQAEEIMKSERIFINVDLHLGDCSATAWGCDLTYDYVKINAEYTT, translated from the coding sequence ATGAAAAGTTTAGATTATATAAGTGATATTTCTGGAGGTTTATCCTGTATAAAAGACCTTGAAGTGGCTGGAAGTAAGGAAGGTAAATATGGTGTAGCTATTATTGTAAGCAAGGATAGTCAGGCGGCAGGAGTATTTACCTCAAACAAGGTTGTGGCAGCTCCAGTCAAATACACTAAAAAGATGCTTAAGAATGGAATTGTATCTGCAATTTTTGTAAACAGTGGAAATGCAAATTGCTTTACAGGCCAACAGGGAATTGAAGATTGTGAAGAATTGGTAAAACTTGTTTCTAAGGATTTGAAGATACCTGAAAGCGAGATAGCTATTGCATCTACCGGTGTAATTGGCCGTGAAATGCCAATGGACATTATCGAAAAGGTGGCTTATGAAACATTGTCAAAACTCGATGATACTCCTGAGTCTTCATTGGAAGCTGCTAAAGCCATTATGACTACTGACACTGTTCCAAAGGAATTTGCAGTTGAAATTGCTTTGGAGAACAATGAAACAGTAAGGATAGGTGGAATTACAAAAGGAGTTGGAATGATAGCTCCTAATATGGGAACCATGCTTTGCTTTTTAGTCACTGATGCTGTGATGGATCATAAGTACATTAAAAAGGCATTGAAAAAGGCTGTTGATGACAGCTTCAACATGATTGTAGTTGACGGCGATGAAAGTACCAATGACACTACATTGCTGTTGGCCAACGGTGCTTCAGGGGTTGAAGTTGTTGAGGACGGCAAAATCAATGAAAGGTTCCAGAAAGGCCTTGATTATATCTGTAAGGTTTTGGCTAAAAAGCAGGTCCGTGATGGTGAAGGTGCATCAAAGATTATTGAGGCTACAGTTTCAGGGGCAAAATCTAAAGATGATGCCAGAAGGGCTGCAAAATCCATCATTTCATCTGCACTCGTAAAGTCAGCAGTATTTGGAGCGGACCCTAATTGGGGAAGAATTGCTGCTGCTGTGGGATATGCGGGAATTGATATGGATGAGACTGTTATCTCCATTGGCCTTGCAAATGATGAAGATTCAGTGTTCATGGTAAGGGAAGGCAATATTCTGGCTTTGGATGATACTCCTGAACTTAGGCAAGCTGAAGAGATTATGAAAAGCGAGAGGATTTTCATAAATGTTGACTTGCATTTGGGGGATTGTTCTGCAACTGCATGGGGTTGCGACCTCACTTATGACTACGTCAAAATCAATGCAGAGTATACTACCTAA
- a CDS encoding integrase, translating into MDEEKKGIPLKNRKLKERLIDYRSFLISSDMSSNSVKTYFSKIKTFYRHFEVEIPSLPIMKYEKSYESSYLDLPTKRHIAQVVDSVSIDFKALVLFMVSSGTAKAETLSLTVADFIDATYEYHNGGSIENVLDSLSKMDNIVPTFYLKRIKTDKYYYTFCSPEATDYIVRYLQIRPNLSLNDKLFDFTNAALLSKFQKVNDDMGWGFKGRYRFFRSHTLRKFHASNIGLTAEYIDALQGRSKNAVHEAYIKTNPQKLKSLYEKVMDNVIIFKKENSKVMEEFHITINVFLSDKDYRI; encoded by the coding sequence TTGGATGAAGAAAAAAAGGGAATTCCTTTAAAAAACAGAAAGCTAAAGGAGAGGTTAATAGATTATAGAAGTTTTTTAATATCAAGCGACATGTCTTCCAATTCTGTCAAAACTTATTTTTCAAAGATTAAAACATTCTACAGGCATTTTGAAGTTGAGATTCCTTCTCTTCCAATAATGAAATATGAGAAATCCTATGAAAGTAGCTATTTGGATTTGCCTACCAAAAGACATATTGCTCAGGTTGTCGATTCTGTTTCTATTGACTTCAAGGCCCTTGTCCTGTTTATGGTTTCTTCAGGAACTGCCAAGGCCGAAACGTTATCCTTAACCGTTGCCGATTTTATAGATGCAACTTATGAATATCATAATGGGGGATCAATCGAAAATGTTCTAGATAGCTTAAGCAAAATGGACAATATCGTTCCTACATTTTATCTAAAAAGAATTAAGACAGATAAATATTATTATACGTTCTGTTCTCCTGAAGCAACTGACTATATTGTTAGATATTTGCAGATTAGGCCCAATTTATCCTTAAACGATAAATTATTCGACTTTACAAATGCTGCTTTATTGTCCAAGTTCCAGAAGGTTAATGATGATATGGGTTGGGGTTTTAAGGGAAGGTATAGGTTTTTCAGATCACATACTCTAAGGAAATTCCATGCATCAAACATTGGCTTGACTGCAGAATATATTGATGCATTGCAGGGCAGAAGCAAAAATGCAGTTCATGAGGCATATATCAAAACAAATCCTCAAAAATTAAAGTCACTTTATGAAAAGGTAATGGACAATGTAATCATTTTTAAAAAAGAAAATTCAAAAGTAATGGAGGAATTTCACATTACCATCAACGTTTTTTTATCGGATAAAGACTATAGAATCTAG
- a CDS encoding DUF4258 domain-containing protein yields the protein MNIFDEFIVGNVEEIDWCFELSHFNQRLSDNNISLKYVKQVIMEEDFIRYEQEADKSYGVYYPAPPTKDYDEIKLVFSCDKNTISLVTIMPITGKFKNKKYNDLKKKRDKAHSSVNRRF from the coding sequence ATGAATATTTTTGATGAATTTATAGTTGGAAATGTAGAAGAAATCGACTGGTGCTTTGAATTGAGCCATTTCAACCAACGTTTAAGTGACAATAACATAAGCTTAAAATACGTTAAGCAAGTAATAATGGAAGAGGACTTTATAAGATATGAACAGGAAGCAGACAAAAGCTATGGAGTCTACTATCCAGCACCTCCAACAAAAGACTATGATGAAATAAAGCTTGTTTTCAGCTGTGATAAAAACACAATAAGCCTGGTTACAATAATGCCAATAACCGGAAAATTTAAAAATAAAAAATATAATGACTTAAAAAAGAAAAGAGATAAAGCACATTCAAGTGTAAACAGAAGATTTTAA